The Scyliorhinus torazame isolate Kashiwa2021f chromosome X, sScyTor2.1, whole genome shotgun sequence genome has a segment encoding these proteins:
- the LOC140405463 gene encoding zinc finger CCCH domain-containing protein 10-like produces MPDKDNLFNSGNDEAGHSSDDICRDFLRNVCKRGKRCKFYHPDINEVSDLGVKKNEFVFCHDYQNKECTRINCKFIHGTKEDEEHYKKSGELPPRLRLTVAMGLGLSPSDLSFKKGEVPICRDFLKGDCQRGSKCKFRHLKRDEYEYENRTLERLSRDQVLSPVVRRYDPFDDLYDTDRYTDYDHVLKRRRVDGLRFETYDFNIPNSRPVDYRFLEEENLMLRKRVEELKKQISNLMATNEVLLEQNAHFRNQTKVVTLTSTPTATEQTLAAPTVGAITNYNHGIAQTHTTLSSQALQPRPVTQQDLVATAGASAAPPTNAAPTAQHLNPEIASLPAALAQTIAQGMAPPVSMAPVAVSVAPVAVSIAQALPGITISHATTPMVTYPIASQSMRITAIPH; encoded by the coding sequence ATGCCGGATAAAGATAATTTATTTAACAGTGGTAATGATGAGGCTGGCCACAGCTCAGATGATATTTGCCGTGACTTCCTGCGCAATGTCTGCAAACGTGGTAAGCGCTGCAAGTTCTACCACCCTGACATTAATGAGGTGTCCGATTTGGGTGTAAAAAAGAATGAATTTGTCTTTTGTCATGACTATCAGAACAAAGAGTGCACCCGCATTAACTGCAAGTTTATTCATGGAACAAAGGAGGATGAGGAACATTACAAAAAGTCAGGAGAGCTTCCCCCACGCCTGCGTCTTACAGTGGCCATGGGTCTTggcctttcaccttctgacctctcTTTTAAAAAAGGTGAGGTCCCAATCTGCCGAGACTTCCTGAAAGGTGACTGTCAAAGAGGATCTAAGTGCAAATTCCGACATTTGAAACGTGATGAATACGAGTATGAAAACAGAACTTTGGAGAGGTTGTCAAGAGACCAAGTGCTTTCACCTGTAGTGCGTCGATATGACCCATTCGATGACCTCTATGACACCGATCGCTATACTGATTACGACCATGTCCTAAAGCGACGAAGAGTCGATGGCTTGCGATTTGAAACTTATGATTTTAATATCCCTAATTCACGTCCAGTTGACTATCGGTTTCTAGAGGAGGAGAATCTGATGCTCCGAAAGCGTGTTGAGGAACTCAAGAAGCAGATCTCAAATTTGATGGCAACTAATGAGGTACTTTTGGAGCAAAACGCACACTTCCGCAACCAAACTAAGGTGGTCACATTGACTTCCACTCCCACTGCGACAGAGCAAACACTGGCAGCACCAACTGTGGGCGCAATCACCAATTACAACCATGGTATAGCGCAGACTCACACCACTTTGAGTAGCCAAGCACTTCAACCACGACCTGTCACCCAACAAGATTTAGTGGCAACTGCTGGAGCTTCAGCTGCGCCACCTACCAATGCTGCACCAACAGCACAGCATCTTAATCCTGAGATTGCTTCTCTGCCTGCAGCACTTGCCCAGACCATTGCCCAGGGGATGGCACCTCCAGTTTCCATGGCCCCAGTGGCTGTCTCTGTTGCACCAGTGGCAGTATCAATTGCACAAGCACTGCCAGGAATTACCATTAGCCATGCCACCACTCCAATGGTTACTTATCCAATTGCATCGCAGAGTATGAGGATAACAGCAATTCCTCACTGA